Below is a genomic region from Vibrio cortegadensis.
TATGGGTGTTTTTTAAACCTTGTAACGCGGGCTCAAATCGAAATGCCGATGGATTTGGACATCGTTCTCGCTAAAGGTGATGTCCTACAAATTAGTGGTGAAAAGAGCCGAGTTCACGGTCTAGCGGAAAAAATTGGTTTCATTTCTATACATAGCCAAATGGCTGATTTACTTGCATTCTGTAGCTTCTTTATTTTAGGCCTACTCTTCGGGTTAGTCACAATGACCTTTGGGCAGGTCTCGTTCAGCTTAGGTAACGCAGTAGGGTTATTACTTGCCGGTATTACCCTTGGATTCTTAAGAGCCAATCACCCTACTTTTGGTTATGTCCCGCAAGGTGCATTGAACATGGTTAAAGACCTTGGCTTAATGTTCTTTATGGTGGGGATCGGTTTAAGTGCCGGTGGGAATATGTTCGAGCATTTAACCCAAGTTGGACCTCAAGTTATTGGCTTATCACTCATCGTGAGTGTGGTTCCCGTGATGCTCGCGTATTTAGTCGGGGCGTATGTTTTAAAAATGAACAGAGCCATGTTGTTCGGTGCCATTATTGGAGCAAGGACGTGTGCGCCAGCAATGGATGTCGTTAATGAGTACGCAAAATCGACCATTCCTGCATTGGGCTACGCAGGCACTTATGCTATCGCCAATATATTGATGACTTTAGCAGGAACGTTCTTAATTATTCTTAGCTAAAAGTCAAAACGGTCAGATAACAAAAAGGCGCTCAATGAGCGCCTTTTCTATTACCAGTAATTTCTGATTAATCGACTTAAATATCAATCACATCAAAATCGATAGCTGTAGCTACGTCAGCGTCGTAATCAACACCGTCTACACCGAAACCAAACAGTTTCAAGAACTCTTCTTTATACTCAACGTAATCCGTCAGTTCTTTAAGGTTTTCAGACGTCACTTGTGGCCAAAGGTTACGACAATGCTGTTGGATGTCTTCACGCAGTTCCCAGTCATCTAGGCGTAAACGGTTTTTATCGTCCACTTCTGCAACGCTGCCATCTTCTTTATACAGACGTTGGCTAAACATACGGAAAATCTGTTCCATACAGCCTTCATGTACACCTTCTTCGCGCATTTTCTTGAATACCATCGCAATGTATAACGGCATAACAGGAATCGCAGAGCTTGCCTGAGTCACAACAGATTTGAGTACTGCAACATTCGCGGTACCACCTGTTGAGCTAAGCTTCTCATTTAATGCCGTTGCAGCGCGATCTAAATCCATCTTCGCTTTACCTAACGCGCCATCCCAGTAGATAGGCCATGTTAGCTCTGTTCCGATGTAGCTGTAAGCAACCGTTTTGCAGCCTTCAGCAAGCACGCCTGCATCAGAAAGCGCATTCATCCAAAGTTCCCAATCTTCACCGCCCATTACAG
It encodes:
- the fabV gene encoding enoyl-ACP reductase FabV codes for the protein MIIKPRIRGFICTTTHPVGCEANVKEQIAYTKAQGPIKNAPKRVLVVGSSSGYGLSSRIAAAFGGGASTIGVFFEKAGTEKKPGTAGYYNSAAFEKCAHEEGLYAKSLNGDAFSNEAKQKTIDLIKEDLGQIDMVVYSLASPVRKLPDSGELIRSSLKPIGETYTATAVDTNKDQIIEASVEPATEEEIKDTVTVMGGEDWELWMNALSDAGVLAEGCKTVAYSYIGTELTWPIYWDGALGKAKMDLDRAATALNEKLSSTGGTANVAVLKSVVTQASSAIPVMPLYIAMVFKKMREEGVHEGCMEQIFRMFSQRLYKEDGSVAEVDDKNRLRLDDWELREDIQQHCRNLWPQVTSENLKELTDYVEYKEEFLKLFGFGVDGVDYDADVATAIDFDVIDI